One genomic segment of Eikenella corrodens includes these proteins:
- the ilvN gene encoding acetolactate synthase small subunit — protein MRHILSILMENESGAMSRVVGLFSARGYNIDALSVAPTEDPTLSRMTIVTRGNDQVVEQITKQLNKLVEVVKVIDFNNCRHVERELMLVKVRALGKDRDELLRLTDIYRGQVVDVTDKSYVIEITGTSDKLDSFLETVPKGLILETVRTGAAGIGRGERILKI, from the coding sequence ATGCGACACATTTTATCCATTCTGATGGAGAACGAATCCGGCGCCATGAGCCGTGTAGTGGGGCTGTTTTCCGCGCGCGGTTACAATATCGACGCACTTTCCGTAGCCCCCACCGAAGACCCAACCCTGTCTCGCATGACCATCGTTACCCGCGGCAACGACCAAGTGGTTGAGCAAATTACCAAACAGCTCAACAAGCTGGTGGAAGTGGTGAAAGTAATCGACTTCAACAATTGCCGCCATGTGGAGCGCGAGCTGATGTTGGTAAAAGTGCGCGCCTTGGGCAAAGACCGCGACGAGCTCCTGCGCCTCACCGATATTTACCGCGGCCAGGTGGTGGACGTAACCGATAAAAGCTATGTGATTGAAATCACCGGTACCAGCGACAAGCTCGACAGCTTCCTCGAAACCGTGCCCAAAGGCTTGATTCTGGAAACCGTGCGCACCGGCGCCGCCGGCATCGGTCGTGGTGAGCGGATTTTGAAGATTTGA
- a CDS encoding class I SAM-dependent methyltransferase, producing MIKIENAISETLLIPLYMKYRASQQANPILIDPAACRLVPQIEYDFAKFDRAKPTLIGTAIRARYFDQLTADFIRRQSRPVVVILGCGLDSRRERIGSAADGVPFYQLDLEDVIQWRRAILPPQSNETLIAASAFDTAWMDELHARHPDAQFLFVIEGVLMYFSNEMVRTLFQDLAARFHGSEIAFDMCNSWTVKNSARHDAMKHVSARFESFCDNERKPEQWADNLHFISNRYIVGDFPAEWKRIGFVSSLIMRLVRVIRESSRMLHYRIE from the coding sequence ATGATTAAAATCGAAAACGCCATCAGCGAAACCCTGCTGATTCCGCTCTATATGAAATACCGTGCCTCCCAGCAGGCCAACCCCATCCTTATCGATCCCGCTGCTTGCCGGCTGGTGCCGCAGATCGAATATGATTTTGCCAAGTTCGACCGCGCCAAGCCCACCCTCATCGGCACCGCCATCCGTGCCCGCTATTTCGACCAGCTCACTGCCGATTTCATCCGCCGCCAAAGCCGTCCGGTGGTCGTTATCCTCGGCTGCGGGCTCGACAGCCGCCGCGAACGTATCGGCAGCGCAGCAGACGGCGTGCCGTTTTATCAGCTCGATTTGGAAGACGTGATTCAATGGCGGCGTGCCATCCTGCCGCCGCAAAGCAACGAAACCCTGATTGCTGCCTCCGCCTTCGACACCGCATGGATGGACGAGTTGCATGCCCGCCACCCCGATGCCCAATTCCTGTTCGTGATTGAAGGCGTGCTGATGTATTTTTCCAATGAAATGGTACGCACCTTATTCCAAGACCTGGCCGCCCGTTTCCACGGCAGTGAAATCGCCTTCGATATGTGTAACAGTTGGACAGTGAAAAACTCTGCCCGCCACGATGCCATGAAGCACGTTAGCGCCCGCTTTGAATCCTTTTGCGACAACGAACGCAAGCCGGAGCAATGGGCAGACAATCTGCACTTCATTTCCAACCGCTACATCGTGGGCGATTTCCCTGCCGAATGGAAACGAATCGGTTTCGTTTCCAGCCTGATTATGCGCCTGGTGCGCGTTATCCGCGAAAGCAGCCGCATGTTGCACTATCGGATTGAGTAA
- the recG gene encoding ATP-dependent DNA helicase RecG has protein sequence MSADFKQQLKLTDATAGKLAKLHIRSLWDAVLHLPLRYEDETHLTPIKDAPVGVSCQVEGEVAHQEIQFRPRRQLIAQIHDQSGSVLHLRFIHFYPSQQKQLAKGKRIRAIGEIRHGFFGDEMVHPKIRDAASQSLAESLTPVYPTVSGLSQPTLRRIIRQALEQTDLADTLPESLLAQLKLPPLAESLHLLHAPPPEYSIGQLSDGSLPAWQRLKFDELLAQQLSMRLARAHRLSGQAMPLVGDGSLAKTLVQSLPFALTAAQDRVLAEIRQDLAQPHPMHRLLQGDVGSGKTIVAALSALAAIEAGAQVAVMAPTEILAEQHHIKFRQWLEPLGISVAWLSGSLKKKEKDQAKAALADGRIRLAVGTHALFQDDVSFQNLGLVIVDEQHRFGVAQRLALKNKGCDVHQLMMSATPIPRTLAMSFFADLDVSIIDELPPGRTPIKTRLVNNIRRHEVEGFVLATCKKGQQAYWVCPLIEESEALQLQTATDTLAELQAALPELTIGLVHGRMKSAEKATVMAEFAAGRIHVLVATTVIEVGVDVPNAALMVIEHAERMGLSQLHQLRGRVGRGAAVSSCVLLFAEPLGDTAKARLKVIYENTDGFEIARQDLNIRGPGEFLGARQSGLPLLRFADLEQDLPLLEAARRIAPELIARHPDIVEKHLERWLASREGYLGV, from the coding sequence ATGAGCGCCGATTTCAAACAACAACTCAAGCTCACCGACGCCACCGCAGGCAAGCTCGCCAAGCTGCATATCCGCAGCCTGTGGGATGCCGTGCTGCACCTGCCCCTGCGCTACGAAGACGAAACCCACCTGACCCCCATCAAAGACGCGCCCGTGGGCGTATCCTGCCAAGTGGAAGGCGAAGTGGCGCATCAGGAAATCCAGTTCCGCCCGCGCCGCCAGCTGATTGCCCAAATCCACGACCAATCCGGCAGCGTGCTGCACCTGCGCTTTATCCATTTCTACCCCAGCCAGCAAAAGCAGCTCGCCAAGGGCAAACGCATCCGCGCCATCGGCGAAATCCGCCACGGCTTTTTCGGCGACGAAATGGTGCACCCCAAAATCCGCGATGCGGCAAGCCAAAGCCTGGCCGAGAGCCTCACTCCCGTGTATCCCACCGTGTCCGGCCTCAGCCAGCCCACGCTGCGCCGCATTATCCGCCAAGCCCTCGAGCAAACCGATTTGGCCGACACGCTACCTGAAAGCCTGCTTGCCCAGCTCAAGCTGCCGCCGCTGGCCGAAAGTCTGCATCTTCTGCACGCACCGCCGCCCGAATACAGCATCGGTCAATTGTCGGACGGCAGCCTGCCTGCCTGGCAGCGGCTGAAATTTGACGAACTGCTCGCCCAGCAGCTTTCCATGCGCCTGGCTCGTGCGCATCGACTCAGTGGGCAGGCCATGCCGCTGGTGGGCGACGGCAGTCTCGCCAAGACGCTGGTGCAGAGCCTGCCCTTCGCCCTTACCGCTGCTCAAGATCGCGTGCTGGCCGAAATCCGCCAAGATTTGGCGCAGCCGCACCCGATGCACCGCCTGCTGCAGGGGGATGTGGGCAGCGGCAAAACCATCGTGGCCGCGCTCTCTGCGCTGGCCGCCATCGAAGCAGGCGCACAAGTAGCCGTGATGGCACCCACCGAAATCCTTGCCGAGCAGCACCACATCAAATTCCGCCAATGGCTCGAGCCGCTGGGCATCAGCGTGGCCTGGCTTTCAGGTAGCCTCAAAAAGAAAGAAAAAGACCAAGCCAAAGCCGCGCTGGCCGATGGCCGCATCCGTTTGGCCGTGGGCACGCACGCCCTGTTTCAAGACGATGTATCTTTCCAAAACCTCGGCTTGGTGATTGTGGATGAGCAGCACCGCTTCGGCGTGGCGCAGCGCCTCGCCCTGAAAAACAAAGGCTGCGACGTACACCAGCTGATGATGTCCGCCACCCCCATCCCGCGCACGCTGGCCATGAGCTTCTTTGCCGACCTCGATGTTTCCATCATCGATGAGTTGCCGCCCGGCCGCACGCCGATTAAAACCCGTTTGGTCAACAATATCCGCCGCCACGAAGTGGAAGGCTTTGTGCTGGCTACCTGTAAAAAAGGGCAGCAGGCCTATTGGGTGTGCCCGCTGATTGAAGAGAGCGAAGCGCTGCAGCTGCAAACCGCCACCGATACGCTCGCCGAGCTGCAGGCCGCCCTGCCCGAGCTCACCATCGGCCTGGTGCACGGTCGCATGAAGAGCGCGGAGAAAGCCACCGTGATGGCTGAATTTGCCGCCGGCCGCATCCATGTGCTGGTGGCCACCACCGTGATCGAAGTGGGGGTGGACGTGCCCAATGCCGCCCTGATGGTGATCGAACACGCCGAGCGCATGGGGCTTTCCCAGCTGCACCAATTACGCGGCCGGGTAGGGCGCGGCGCCGCGGTATCCAGCTGTGTGCTGCTGTTTGCCGAGCCCTTGGGCGACACCGCCAAAGCCCGCCTCAAAGTGATCTACGAAAACACCGACGGCTTTGAAATCGCCCGCCAAGACCTCAACATCCGCGGCCCCGGCGAATTTCTCGGCGCCCGCCAAAGCGGCCTGCCCCTGCTGCGTTTCGCCGATCTGGAGCAAGACTTGCCCCTCTTGGAAGCTGCCCGCCGGATCGCCCCCGAACTCATCGCCCGCCACCCCGATATTGTAGAAAAACACCTGGAACGCTGGCTGGCCAGCCGCGAAGGCTATTTGGGCGTGTGA
- a CDS encoding PepSY domain-containing protein yields the protein MSARKSSLLLLAATIMAVSLPALADHDDYDDDDYHHHRYSQEHRARRSHQPSRYRQAGYISSTRAANIAARHTRARVTDVDLTSWRGRRVYEVDLDGRRGDYEVIVDARSGRILSSKFDPDD from the coding sequence ATGTCCGCACGCAAATCCTCCCTCCTGTTGCTGGCAGCCACCATCATGGCCGTTTCCCTGCCCGCCCTGGCCGACCACGACGATTACGATGATGACGACTACCATCACCATCGCTACTCACAAGAGCATCGGGCACGCCGCAGCCATCAGCCCAGCCGCTATCGGCAGGCCGGCTATATTTCGAGCACCCGCGCCGCCAACATCGCCGCCCGCCACACCCGTGCCCGCGTAACCGACGTGGACCTCACCTCCTGGCGCGGCCGCCGCGTGTATGAAGTGGATTTAGACGGCCGACGTGGCGATTATGAAGTGATTGTGGATGCCCGCAGCGGCCGCATCCTCTCTTCCAAATTCGATCCCGACGATTAA
- the alr gene encoding alanine racemase: MRPLTATIRLSHLRHNYQLLKRLHGNKMLAVVKADAYGHGAVRCARALADLADGFAVATLDEGIELRQAGVSAPIVMLEGVFEPAEYAAVDEYRLWPGVQNQWQLESLLAHRWREPVTVWLKMDSGMHRVGFFPQNFAPAHQALRQSPQVAHIVNMTHFARADEPEQAMTTAQLAAFDTAVAGLSGAQSLANSAAIIAHPAARRDWGRAGIALYGIEPFPGACPELKPVMRLTSRIFAERTLQPGEPVGYGASFITERSTRIGIAACGYADGYPRTAQNGCPLTVNGQPSRLIGRVSMDMLAVELDHHQGVGSEVELWGDAVSVATVAQSAGTISYELLCHIKRAHYVYQD; the protein is encoded by the coding sequence ATGCGCCCGCTCACCGCCACCATCCGCCTCAGCCACCTGCGCCACAACTACCAACTGCTCAAACGCCTGCACGGCAACAAAATGCTCGCCGTGGTGAAAGCCGATGCCTACGGCCACGGCGCCGTGCGCTGCGCCCGTGCGCTGGCCGATTTGGCCGACGGTTTCGCCGTGGCCACGCTGGATGAGGGCATCGAACTGCGCCAAGCCGGCGTCAGCGCGCCCATCGTGATGCTCGAAGGCGTGTTTGAGCCCGCCGAATACGCCGCGGTAGACGAATACCGCCTGTGGCCGGGCGTACAAAACCAATGGCAGCTCGAAAGCCTGCTGGCACACCGCTGGCGCGAGCCGGTAACCGTTTGGCTGAAAATGGATTCCGGCATGCACCGCGTGGGCTTCTTCCCGCAAAACTTCGCCCCCGCCCACCAAGCCCTGCGCCAAAGCCCGCAGGTGGCGCATATTGTGAACATGACCCACTTCGCCCGCGCCGACGAGCCGGAACAAGCGATGACCACCGCCCAGCTGGCCGCCTTCGACACCGCCGTGGCCGGCTTGTCCGGCGCACAGAGCCTCGCCAACTCCGCCGCCATCATCGCCCACCCCGCCGCCCGACGCGACTGGGGGCGCGCCGGCATCGCCCTCTACGGCATCGAACCCTTCCCCGGCGCCTGCCCCGAGCTCAAACCCGTGATGCGCCTCACCAGCCGCATCTTTGCAGAACGTACCCTCCAGCCCGGCGAGCCGGTCGGCTACGGCGCATCCTTCATCACCGAACGCTCCACCCGCATCGGCATTGCTGCCTGCGGTTATGCCGACGGCTACCCCCGCACCGCACAAAACGGCTGCCCGCTCACCGTAAACGGCCAGCCCAGCCGCCTCATCGGCCGCGTGAGCATGGATATGCTCGCCGTCGAGCTCGACCACCACCAAGGCGTGGGCAGCGAGGTGGAGCTGTGGGGCGACGCCGTTTCCGTAGCCACCGTGGCCCAATCTGCTGGGACGATTTCCTACGAGCTGCTGTGCCATATCAAGCGGGCCCATTATGTGTATCAAGATTGA
- the ilvB gene encoding biosynthetic-type acetolactate synthase large subunit has translation MQLSGAQILVQSLKAENVEYVFGYPGGAVLEIYDAIYQLHKFEHILVRHEQAAVHAADAYARVSGEVGVALVTSGPGATNAITGIATAYSDSIPLVVISGQVPSPAVGSDAFQEIDMVGISRPCVKHNFLVTEVDEIAPTIKKAFQIAQSGRPGPVVVDITKDATQALSKFSYPQEDIFIRSYQPVTHGHIGQIKKAVQMLAAAKRPLVYFGGGVILGNAAKQLTELVQLLNIPCTGTLMGLGGYPASDRRFLGMLGMHGTYEANLAMHNADVILAVGARFDDRVISVPAKFLEQPRKIIHIDIDPSSIAKRVKADVPIVGDVKNVLEEMIGLWRKQELQFNPANLEKWWQRIEAWRSRDCLAIEPHEDIILPQQVVRTLAEVTRGNAIITADVGQHQMFAAQYYPFSQPRQWLNSGGLGTMGVGLPYAMGAYLAAPDRDICCITGEGSIQMNIQELATCKQYNLPVKVICLNNGYLGMVRQWQELYYSNREAETYFDTLPDFVKLAEAYGHVGMRIEKPADVEGALREALALKDRLVFMDFVVDRKQNVFPMVGNGKGLDEMVLPPHMRERKADSDVNEVTDRHYDTRSVP, from the coding sequence ATGCAATTATCAGGCGCACAAATATTGGTGCAAAGTCTTAAGGCCGAAAACGTGGAATACGTGTTCGGTTATCCTGGCGGCGCGGTTTTGGAAATCTACGACGCTATCTACCAACTCCACAAATTCGAGCATATCCTGGTGCGCCACGAGCAGGCTGCGGTGCATGCCGCCGATGCCTATGCGCGCGTGAGCGGCGAGGTGGGCGTGGCGCTGGTTACTTCCGGCCCGGGCGCCACCAACGCCATCACCGGCATTGCCACGGCCTATAGCGACTCCATTCCGCTGGTGGTGATTTCAGGCCAGGTGCCTTCGCCCGCGGTGGGCTCGGATGCGTTTCAGGAAATTGATATGGTGGGTATTTCCCGCCCGTGCGTGAAGCACAATTTCTTGGTTACCGAGGTGGACGAAATCGCGCCCACCATCAAAAAGGCGTTTCAAATCGCGCAGAGTGGCCGCCCCGGCCCGGTGGTGGTGGACATCACCAAAGATGCTACGCAGGCGCTTTCTAAGTTCAGCTATCCGCAGGAAGATATTTTTATCCGTTCCTACCAGCCGGTTACGCACGGCCATATCGGCCAGATTAAAAAGGCGGTGCAGATGCTGGCGGCGGCCAAACGCCCGCTGGTGTATTTCGGCGGCGGCGTGATTTTGGGTAATGCGGCCAAACAGCTCACCGAATTGGTGCAGCTTTTGAACATTCCCTGTACCGGCACGCTGATGGGTTTGGGCGGCTATCCCGCTTCCGACCGCCGCTTCCTCGGCATGCTCGGCATGCACGGCACATACGAGGCCAACCTGGCCATGCACAATGCCGATGTGATTTTGGCCGTGGGCGCGCGTTTTGACGACCGCGTGATTTCCGTGCCGGCCAAATTCCTGGAACAGCCGAGGAAAATCATCCACATCGATATCGATCCTTCCAGCATCGCCAAGCGCGTGAAGGCCGACGTGCCGATTGTGGGCGACGTGAAAAACGTGTTGGAGGAAATGATCGGGCTGTGGCGCAAGCAGGAGTTGCAGTTTAATCCGGCCAATTTGGAAAAATGGTGGCAGCGCATCGAAGCCTGGCGCAGCCGCGACTGCCTCGCCATCGAGCCGCATGAAGACATTATCCTGCCGCAGCAGGTGGTGCGCACCCTGGCCGAAGTAACCCGGGGCAACGCCATCATCACTGCCGACGTGGGGCAGCACCAAATGTTTGCCGCGCAGTATTACCCCTTCTCCCAGCCGCGTCAGTGGCTCAATTCCGGCGGCCTGGGCACCATGGGCGTGGGTCTGCCCTATGCCATGGGCGCGTATCTAGCCGCGCCGGACCGCGATATTTGCTGCATTACCGGTGAAGGCTCGATTCAGATGAACATCCAAGAGCTGGCTACCTGCAAACAATACAATCTGCCGGTGAAGGTTATTTGCCTGAACAACGGCTACCTCGGCATGGTGCGCCAATGGCAGGAGCTGTATTACAGCAACCGCGAAGCCGAAACCTATTTCGACACGCTGCCCGATTTCGTGAAACTGGCCGAAGCCTACGGTCATGTGGGCATGCGCATTGAAAAACCGGCCGACGTGGAAGGCGCGCTGCGCGAAGCCCTCGCGCTGAAAGACAGGCTGGTGTTTATGGATTTCGTGGTGGATCGCAAACAAAATGTCTTCCCCATGGTGGGCAACGGCAAAGGTTTGGATGAAATGGTATTGCCGCCGCATATGCGCGAGCGCAAAGCCGATTCCGATGTAAACGAAGTAACCGACCGCCACTACGACACAAGGAGCGTGCCATGA
- the scpB gene encoding SMC-Scp complex subunit ScpB has product MPHTLSPESLIEAALLTQPEPLPERRLRDLCEPPLSADKLEDVLEALQQRWQGRALQLVRTHEGWRFQVAPAAFERLGSLEEQRTPRYSRAVMETLAIIAYRQPVTRGDIEAIRGVAVSQNVMQTLQERGWIESVGKRDTIGRPSLWATTKTFLTDLQIDTLESLPPLAELGELVLPELGVHGATAEEEMAEEKAAE; this is encoded by the coding sequence ATGCCGCATACCCTTTCCCCCGAAAGCCTGATCGAAGCCGCGTTGCTCACCCAGCCCGAACCGCTGCCCGAACGCCGCCTGCGCGACTTGTGCGAACCGCCGCTTTCTGCCGATAAGCTCGAAGACGTGCTCGAAGCACTGCAACAGCGCTGGCAGGGCAGGGCGCTGCAACTGGTGCGCACCCACGAGGGCTGGCGCTTTCAGGTAGCCCCTGCCGCCTTCGAGCGGCTCGGCAGCCTGGAAGAGCAGCGCACGCCGCGATATTCCCGCGCCGTGATGGAAACCTTGGCCATCATCGCCTACCGCCAGCCGGTCACGCGCGGTGACATCGAAGCCATCCGCGGCGTGGCGGTGTCGCAAAACGTGATGCAAACCCTGCAAGAACGCGGCTGGATAGAAAGCGTGGGCAAGCGCGACACCATCGGCCGCCCCAGCCTGTGGGCCACCACCAAAACCTTTCTCACCGATTTGCAAATCGACACCCTCGAATCCCTGCCGCCCCTGGCCGAACTGGGCGAGTTGGTGTTGCCTGAGCTGGGTGTTCACGGGGCAACGGCAGAAGAAGAAATGGCGGAAGAAAAGGCTGCGGAATAG
- a CDS encoding peptidylprolyl isomerase, whose product MKMKTLVLALGMSLAFQVASANTVRSVDNIVAVVENEVITQRELDQAVAHTRSQMPRGTQVSEQELQRQTLMQLVNQSLLVQAGRRNNIQVPDAEVEAEIARIAASRRQSLAQFEAAQARFGIDKTALRRQVRDSMIAQRVQQGQTAGEAKVSEDEINAAIARARAQGITLPQATPKTQYHAQHILIASQGERAQRLAQRLAQNAQRGADFSALARQYSQDGSAANGGDLGWLSEGETVPEFERAMRGLKPGQVSAPVHTQFGWHVIRLVEARTPNTPDARIRAGVHDAIAAQKTQAAMQSLLQQLHQNSFISIRMQ is encoded by the coding sequence ATGAAAATGAAAACTTTGGTTTTGGCGCTGGGCATGAGCCTGGCTTTTCAGGTAGCCTCGGCCAACACCGTGCGGTCGGTAGACAACATCGTGGCCGTGGTGGAGAACGAAGTCATCACCCAGCGCGAGCTTGATCAGGCCGTGGCCCACACTCGCAGCCAAATGCCGCGCGGCACGCAAGTATCCGAGCAGGAATTGCAGCGGCAAACTCTGATGCAGCTGGTGAACCAATCACTTTTGGTGCAGGCCGGCCGGCGCAACAATATCCAAGTGCCGGATGCCGAAGTGGAAGCCGAAATTGCCCGTATCGCCGCTTCCCGCCGCCAAAGCCTGGCTCAGTTTGAAGCTGCCCAAGCCCGCTTCGGTATCGACAAAACCGCCCTGCGCCGCCAAGTGCGCGACAGCATGATTGCTCAACGCGTGCAGCAGGGGCAGACTGCCGGCGAGGCCAAAGTGAGCGAAGACGAAATCAATGCCGCCATCGCCCGAGCCCGTGCCCAAGGCATTACCCTGCCGCAGGCCACACCCAAAACCCAATACCATGCCCAGCATATTTTGATTGCCAGCCAAGGCGAGCGTGCCCAGCGGCTGGCGCAACGCCTGGCGCAAAATGCCCAACGCGGCGCCGATTTTTCCGCCCTGGCGCGTCAGTATTCGCAAGACGGCAGTGCTGCCAATGGCGGTGATTTGGGCTGGCTCTCCGAAGGCGAAACCGTGCCCGAGTTCGAACGTGCCATGCGCGGTTTGAAACCCGGTCAGGTGAGCGCACCGGTACACACCCAGTTCGGCTGGCACGTGATCCGCCTGGTGGAAGCCCGCACGCCGAACACGCCCGATGCCCGCATCCGCGCCGGCGTACACGATGCCATCGCTGCCCAAAAAACCCAAGCCGCCATGCAGAGCCTGCTCCAGCAGCTGCATCAAAACAGCTTTATTTCCATTCGGATGCAGTAG
- a CDS encoding YgiW/YdeI family stress tolerance OB fold protein, whose protein sequence is MKNALLLTALLAVSATASAGFSENGQAPGYQNSVTRVSALRSVPDDSYVTLEGYIERQVRHEHYIFRDTSGRIEVEIDNDVWRGLNVTPRDKVRLEAEIDQDWHGTEVDVKAVTRIQ, encoded by the coding sequence ATGAAAAACGCTCTGCTCCTCACCGCCCTATTGGCCGTATCCGCCACCGCTTCTGCCGGCTTCTCCGAAAATGGCCAAGCACCTGGCTACCAAAACAGCGTAACCCGCGTTTCTGCACTGCGCAGCGTGCCGGACGACAGCTACGTTACATTGGAAGGCTACATCGAACGCCAAGTGCGCCACGAACACTACATCTTCCGCGACACCAGCGGCCGCATCGAAGTGGAAATCGATAACGATGTATGGCGCGGCTTGAACGTTACCCCACGCGACAAAGTGCGCCTTGAAGCCGAAATCGACCAAGACTGGCATGGCACCGAAGTGGACGTAAAAGCTGTTACCCGTATCCAGTAA
- the serC gene encoding 3-phosphoserine/phosphohydroxythreonine transaminase produces the protein MDTPIYNFSAGPAVLPESVLRTAQSEMFDYNGTGFSVMTMSHRSDVFMSILYHAEQDLRQLLNIPDNYKVLFLQGGASAQFNMTVMNLSNGFKRVDSVVSGNWSRIAHHEMGKLSDVNIHLAAHGGEQFDYTDLPPVESWDIDPSSAFVHFVINETVHGLQYHEVPKLGTDMPPLVCDMSSEILSRRVNVADFGVIYAGAQKNIGPSGTTIVIIREDLLERCSSRVPDVWNYRSHIERQGMYNTPATYPIYISGLVFRWLQSQGGVGQMETINTLKAKTLYAAIDNSGGFYRNRVAPAARSKMNVIFTTGNKELDELFVQESTTRGLRLLGGYKSMGGMRASIYNAMPLQGVEALIEFMREFQKRYG, from the coding sequence GTGGATACCCCGATTTACAACTTCTCCGCCGGCCCGGCCGTGCTGCCCGAATCCGTATTGCGCACTGCGCAAAGCGAAATGTTCGACTACAACGGCACGGGCTTTTCCGTGATGACCATGAGCCACCGTTCTGATGTGTTCATGAGCATCCTCTATCATGCCGAGCAGGATTTGCGCCAGCTCTTGAATATTCCCGATAACTATAAAGTTTTGTTTTTGCAAGGCGGCGCCAGCGCACAGTTCAACATGACCGTAATGAACTTGAGCAACGGCTTCAAGCGCGTCGATTCCGTGGTGAGCGGTAACTGGAGCCGCATCGCCCATCATGAAATGGGCAAATTGTCGGATGTAAACATCCATCTGGCCGCGCATGGCGGCGAGCAGTTTGATTACACCGACCTGCCGCCGGTTGAGTCTTGGGATATCGACCCGAGCTCCGCCTTCGTGCATTTCGTGATTAACGAAACCGTGCACGGCCTGCAATATCATGAAGTGCCCAAACTGGGTACGGACATGCCGCCCTTGGTGTGCGATATGTCGAGCGAAATTCTTTCCCGCCGCGTCAATGTGGCTGACTTCGGCGTGATTTATGCCGGTGCGCAAAAAAATATCGGCCCTTCCGGCACCACCATCGTCATCATCCGCGAAGACCTGCTTGAGCGTTGTTCCAGCCGCGTGCCCGATGTGTGGAACTATCGTTCGCACATCGAGCGCCAAGGTATGTATAACACCCCCGCCACCTATCCCATCTATATTTCCGGCCTGGTGTTCCGCTGGTTGCAGTCGCAGGGCGGGGTAGGGCAGATGGAAACCATCAATACCCTCAAAGCCAAAACCTTGTATGCCGCCATCGACAACAGCGGCGGCTTCTACCGCAACCGCGTTGCGCCTGCTGCCCGTTCTAAAATGAACGTGATCTTCACCACCGGCAACAAGGAATTGGACGAACTCTTCGTTCAAGAGTCCACCACCCGCGGCCTGCGCCTGCTGGGCGGCTATAAGAGCATGGGCGGCATGCGTGCCAGCATCTACAACGCCATGCCCTTGCAAGGGGTAGAAGCGCTGATTGAATTTATGCGTGAATTTCAGAAGCGCTATGGCTGA
- a CDS encoding Imm51 family immunity protein produces the protein MSNPFFPCIFINREEQQTDYDTVITSDFHYFDSYFGDKGCAGYGLQQLAKKLAKQHQIKELHFDSEAGMFCAYSANRESLLRLCQALREISGEESQHTAPAAAKPKISVERTDNLLLRGFILRLDPAKQQEFLDNVPFPALSPVHAGYIAALENGTEEEKIRAVKRIESEARSQTRRRADSYLAHPHLISLLLDVLAHQPGEKLHLEILYALRSVCDWHLPDLRCREAFYQALTHKKAAFRYAALYGLLFLYEFDVEKVKPLLHDKAKAVREAAEYLLRQDQPKDKAEDIFLWRFDDKAINAIREEWKQAT, from the coding sequence ATGAGCAACCCTTTCTTCCCCTGCATCTTCATCAACCGCGAAGAGCAGCAAACCGACTACGACACTGTTATTACCTCTGATTTCCACTATTTTGACAGCTATTTCGGTGATAAAGGTTGCGCAGGCTATGGCCTGCAACAGCTCGCCAAAAAACTTGCCAAGCAGCATCAAATTAAAGAGCTGCACTTCGATTCCGAAGCTGGTATGTTTTGCGCCTATTCCGCCAACCGCGAAAGTCTGCTGCGTCTGTGCCAAGCCCTGCGCGAAATCAGCGGAGAAGAAAGCCAGCACACCGCCCCTGCCGCTGCCAAGCCCAAAATCTCCGTCGAACGTACCGATAATCTGCTGCTGCGCGGCTTCATCCTGCGCCTCGACCCAGCCAAACAGCAGGAATTTCTCGATAACGTACCGTTTCCCGCCCTGTCGCCTGTCCATGCAGGCTATATAGCCGCGCTGGAGAATGGCACGGAAGAAGAAAAAATCCGTGCCGTCAAACGCATCGAATCCGAAGCCCGCAGCCAAACCCGCCGTCGTGCCGACAGCTATCTTGCCCACCCGCACCTTATCAGCCTGTTGCTGGACGTACTGGCGCATCAGCCCGGCGAAAAGCTGCATTTGGAAATACTTTATGCCCTTAGATCTGTTTGCGACTGGCACTTGCCCGATTTGCGTTGCCGCGAAGCCTTCTACCAAGCCCTGACGCACAAAAAAGCCGCATTCCGTTACGCGGCGCTGTACGGATTGTTATTCCTGTATGAATTTGATGTGGAAAAAGTTAAGCCGCTGCTCCATGACAAAGCCAAAGCCGTGCGCGAAGCTGCCGAATACCTTCTGCGCCAGGATCAGCCCAAAGACAAAGCCGAAGATATTTTCCTCTGGAGATTTGACGATAAAGCCATCAATGCAATCCGTGAAGAATGGAAGCAGGCTACCTGA